A genome region from Perca fluviatilis chromosome 20, GENO_Pfluv_1.0, whole genome shotgun sequence includes the following:
- the LOC120548878 gene encoding zinc finger BED domain-containing protein 4-like — MLESLFAQKRVLASYIADHDLPATFSAYQWVLIENILSLLAPFEQITKEISSSGASVADVIPLLAALKRLLGKEAETDHGVRTTKSALLDAVNTRFSKADSEPLYCIATVLDPRYKDPYLDGGKKQRTRDMIQAELDLQKPLCDGDGRMTHSAAERGDGVEKKRARTTDDELRKPLLSDMFEEILQESNPNTSQKTSSTAQQLDAFLSEVPIPRSNNPLGYWRANQGRFPHLAQTARRYLSAPCTSTDSERLFSAASHIIDEKRNRLSCDKAEKLLFIKKNLPLFLK; from the exons ATGCTGGAAAGCCTTTTTGCACAAAAGCGAGTCCTGGCTTCATACATTGCCGATCATGATCTCCCCGCGACATTCAGCGCATACCAGTGGGTTTTAATAGAGaacattctctctctccttgcccCCTTTGAGCAGATAACGAAGGAGATAAGCTCATCGGGTGCATCTGTGGCAGACGTTATCCCCTTACTAGCAGCATTAAAGCGTCTTTTAGGCAAAGAGGCTGAAACAGACCACGGAGTGAGAACAACAAAAAGTGCGCTCTTAGATGCTGTGAACACTCGTTTTAGCAAGGCAGATTCCGAACCGCTGTACTGCATCGCGACAGTACTTGATCCAAGATATAAGGATCCTTACTTGGATGGGGGGAAAAAGCAGCGCACAAGGGACATGATACAGGCTGAGTTGGATTTGCAAAAGCCGTTGTGTGATGGAGACGGTCGCATGACGCACAGCGCAGCAGAACGGGGAGATGGCGTGGAGAAAAAAAGGGCACGCACTACAGATGATGAGCTGCGCAAACCCTTACTGTCTGACATGTTCGAAGAGATTCTCCAAGAGAGCAATCCAAATACCAGTCAGAAGACAAGCTCAACAGCTCAACAACTGGATGCTTTTCTATCAGAAGTCCCCATCCCCAGGAGCAATAACCCTCTCGGATATTGGAGGGCCAATCAAGGCCGCTTTCCCCACCTGGCACAGACGGCACGCAG ATACTTGTCTGCTCCATGCACAAGCACCGATAGCGAGAGACTGTTTAGCGCTGCTTCTCACATCATCGATGAGAAGAGGAACAGACTTTCATGTGACAAAGCAGAGAAGCTCCTTTTCATCAAGAAGAACCTGCCACTTTTCCTGAAGTAG